TTAGGGGGTGTTTGCAACGGTCATTTCTTTTGGTTGGCTCGCAACGAGGGGGTTATATTTGGAGGTAAAGGCTAGTAGGGTAGCTTTTAAGGTAGCTCTTGGCTGTATTATACGCAAGTCTTGATGTTGGGGACGTATCATTTGGCTTTGCATTATATCTTAGTATATGTTTCGCATCTTCTGTCATTTCCAACTTCGACTTGGATTCTTACTACATAATTGAGTGATCAGTGTTTAGCAAGTAACTAGTAAGATTTTATATTTGAGTTTTGTTGGCAGATAAAACAAGTGTTTAGATACCATAGGACTCTTCTTGTTATGTGAAACTCTTAACTTTTGGACATTTCCACGttgttattttatatgttatgcttaattatataattttaaattctaaaatatattaattattatgaaaattattaataaaaaaatataataaaacctAAAATCTAGTTATTGTATATAATAGGTTTATTTAAaaagtatattaacaatatatctgctaataaaattaacaataaaataaacatgatatgtaattttttctaattacttttaacattttatatttgTTGTGTTATTCTCTAACATTAAACATATAGTCCTTGTTACTATCAGTTGGTCCTTTACCAAAtacaaataattaataataaatactaTACAATTTAGTTCATTATTTAGTAGGCCGAATGTATAAGAAATTATATCTcaccaataattttattaaattattcaaatgaaaatagtaaaatattataaaattatactttaaaattaaaatagaaaacaTGTACGAGCATGTTTGGAATGTCACAAGTAATTAGAATTGCATGTAATTATTTGTTATCACTTGCATAATTTCTCTAATTATTACTCTCTACTTAAGAATTGGAAAGTGTACCCAATTAGGCTTAATCCAGTAGAATCCATTAATTATAATGGTTGATAAAACATActacatatatataattacacccaaatttaattattagataacttttcaaattccTTTTGACACATGCATCAAATTACACTCATTATTTTCTTCAAATTCCTAAATTTTAAGAACTTTGATCCATGAACCGTCAGATATAgttaaaattctataaaaacgAAAAATGCCATATTTCAACTTTGTTTGTAGAAATTTTTTCTTGATAGTGTACCTTATAATAATACTTTAATATTACATAAAACTAATTTAAATTTAGTTAGTATACTTTAATACTTTAATTTGAgataattttatcttttatttttataatgttattaatttatttaattaaattttttatcctTTAAGTCTATTTTATGGTTAATGTTCAAGATTTGTGGATGTCCTTTTCAACAATATTGTTTCTACAGTTGAGACTTGTATTCTCTTTTTAAGAGTGCAATATATCTTATCACTATACTCAACACAGATAATTGATCCAAACTGTTAATATACTATATCACTTAAAATACttatgtaattttaaaaaaaaaacctcaaaCTCATCATCCTAACATACTTTTTATAACGTTTGAAGGTATGTTGTAAAGAAAagttttctatcaatattttaattgaaataattagttaattaataaaattgtaaaaactaaacaaaataaaattatatcaaactaaaataaattaactaaaattaaatttaaatatataaaatatcataatttgaGCTACATGCAATCATGATAGTATAATATACATATGCTTATGAAGTTTACGGATTTATAGTTTTGGCTCAGTCCAAAAATAAACCATGCATTAATGAAGTATTAGACTTAATCTTCTCCCTAATCTAAAACCAAAACACAAATTAACAGGAAACGGTGACCTTTTGGTGAAGCGTCCGGTGGTGTTGGCGTGCATGAAGAATGATGGTCTAGGCATGGCTCAAAtacttaaaaatttattttataaaaaaatggtCCACTAAATGGGGTCCACTTGTGTTTTTCGAACGTTGGGAGTACCAAAGTCTTTGCCCTATTAGGGCTAAAGACAAAAAGGCTCAGACTCTGGGACATATATGTTTTTTCTATAAtttcttcatttcatcatttataCGAAATAAATAATATTACTAACACCAAAAGTCATTGATTATGACGTGATTGGCTTGATTGTAGGGTTGGTTCCCCGATTAAGCAGTTGCTGGTCTAAGTTTGCCCTTTTCAACGTTCTGTTCAGGGTTATTATGATTGCAATATTCCATGTCCCGACAGGTTTTCTCTCAAATCACCGCCGTACATTTGCCGCTCCTTTTCGATGATGATTGATGGAAACGGCCCCTGAGTATTCTGTATGGGCTTTTGGTGTGTCAACTAGATTATTCGTTTGACGATGTGGGATTTGGTTGGACAAAGCCCAATCGAAGACAACATGTCTACTCACATGCTTTTCTAAGTCTccaaacccatttcaattaaaagtTCTCATCTTATATGTTAGTCGtacataattttataaataatattttgaaaggaaattttatgaataattaCTTGATATAATaccaaataaattttttaatttcaatagtAAAGTTGAGATTTTGTCATGTCGTTAAATTGtaattaagaataaataaataaaatatatgataaaatcgAACAATGCCACTTACAAAGTTAAAAATTTTCACCATCAAGATACCAAATAATTATTCTATTCATTCTCAATTAATTTAAACATTACATATCATTGTAAATAaatataagaaaattttgaacaaattataaatgaatttagttttatatttttttaatgatATAATCAAATTGAGTGCATCAAATATGAAATTGTCATTTGAAAATGAGGAAAAATAGTgaaatttatacataaaattgTATAGTGGTTATCAAAGAAATTAATTAGATGACAAAACATTGTATTAACAAAAACAATCTAATTAAATGTCTCCTTTGCATTATATCAAGTCTGAGTCTCAATACAACTTGTTGAAGCCGGAAGTTGGTGAAGATTCAGCCAATTTTGGTAAAAATTGTTCCCTTTCAAGTGAGACTTGAAGACGTGCCATGACCTTACCCACCGAACCCCAAGCAATAGGGGCATAACAAAACGCATAGCCGAAAACAGCTAAAGCTCTTACAACTCCATTAGGGTACCAAGGATATGCCATGACCAGAAGAGACCCAAAAATCCCAGCCAAAGGAACGAAGACTTGGATGGCAGGCAGCAAGAACGAGTTGATTGCTATAGACGAAAGAGCAGTGGAACCAAGGAAATACAGTGTCCAGCCTACTAATGGGTGAATTGTGCGAGGAATAATAGCGAAGGGAACTATATAGGCTGCAAGAATAGACCAGATTGCCATAAATTTTAGGCCAGTTTGGATCAAAGATGTGGTTTTGTCTGAGCTTCGGTAGCATAGTTTGGAGATGCTGGGGCGTGCTAGATGTGTCATCGCTAATATTCCAAGGAAAATAATCGATTGGACTATTATAACCGGCATCTCAGCTGCATACCCTAGAGTTTGACGACGATTTTCGTGCCATTGAATGCCCAAAGGCAGGACAGGCCAAGACCACCAATACCATGGCTTCAACCATAGTGCACCAGGGAAAGTGATCACACTGTTGGGTCCACAAGGTACTCTCCAACGAAGTCTAAGATCTGAGGACCAGCAGAAGAATCAAAACATTGTTTTGGGGGTTAGATTTACAGCACAAATCAGAAGCATGGAATCATTATAAAGGCTATAATATATCCTCACTATTTTCACTCACAGTAATAAGAAGCATCCATTTGGTATCCCAGAGGAAGTCTGTATTGCCCATCTAGGTTGGACCCATTTAATGGTGGGTGAAACATGGGCTGGTCGAGCAAGTCAGGGAAGTAAGCACCAATGAATCCCTGGTCAGCACCATCGGGGTTTTCTTTACCAGTTTTTAGTTGATGGACCATGTCTTTAAATACCTCTCGCGATGGCTGcacataaatttcttttaggaACCATAGTTGAAATGAAATGAATCATGCATAGAGGAAAAAGAGCTAGAAATTATTACCTGCAACACAAAGAGGCCAGTATGAAAGATGCAGGGGTTGATAAAGACAGCACAAAACTGCCCACATTGGAACAATTCATCGGTTTTCTGTAGGAAAAGATTGTCAGCGTCAAGCATGACAACTCTATCATAGTCCACCAAACTCCAGGCATATAGTTTATTCAGTGTCAATTTGAATCTCTTATCGAAATTTTCTTGACCTTTGTAAGGGTTATTAAGGTTCTCCACCCTCACTACCTTTGCTCCATCTTCCTCTTCCCTATGCCACAAAAAACAACAGCCTCATTATAATAAGGAACATTGTTTCGTTCTTGTCCTTGAACATGATGTTTTTGAAAGGATCAAAGTAAAGTAGACCACTCCCATAATTTAATCATAACTGAGCATACTTTGAAAGAAGTGGTGCATCAAACAAGCTACTCTCACATGCTGTTAATTCCTTAACCAATACAATACCTGGGACCATTTCGTGTGCTTGTCGAAAGTGAGAGTGGGTTCATGGtgattaattagtttaatattgTGGATCAACCCgaattaaatttagtttaataataatggGCGGTGTGATTATGTGGGGCAATCTGTTCTTATCAGCGTACTCTCTCgtttttttgtattatttgtgtTGCTGAGATTTTGGATAAGGAcggaaaaagaaaatcaaaatcaatttcattgtctaaatttgtttttatattgAGGTTTAAATGCAAAATTACCCTCAAATTATacctttttttcattttaatactttaaattttcttttacaaatattaattactaaattataaatttaattttataatacaaTCAATAAGAATGTGATTCGTGAAAATTCTTAttgattgttttttttaaaacgaGGGCAAcctatttctaatatttgatgTAGGTCTTATATTTTTCTCCAATCTATATCTaattatgaaaataacaaaacacctaCGAGATTCTGAAAGTAACTTAAATGTAAACGTGTCTGGGGTCAAGTCCCCTAATTCTTACCGGTTCTTGACCCTTTGAACCTACTTTGTTTGAGTTTCAAAAACTGGTTACAGTTTCCAACAGTGTTTTCGACCCGCTTTTTGACATGTaggtttctttttttctttggttCGACGGTTTGACGTGTAGTTGAGTAGGTAACGTCACAAGGCACTAATCTAAGGAAAGCAAACAATTAAACTTGACCATGACCGGTAAGAACtccttaattaaaaaaaaaatcatctgaTTCATTATTTCTTACCAACATACCGTTTCGTTTTTTCACCATTTgtcttaattaattaactaaattaatgaaGAAACTACCGACCGTTACAACTTATAAAATAACAAAGTTTTATCGATTAAAGAAATTTTCGTTTGTGGTGCCCGAACTCGGATATCCAATCTCCATTATCCATCTAACATCCATTAACAAGATGATGCTCTGTATAATATTTGTTTTTTTCtaacataaaagaaaaataaggaaaaCTTGAATTGCATTTAAAGAAAACAAAGGAAACTTAAAGAAAACcaaaggagaagaagaaaaggGCATTAATGTTAATGGAGACTTACAGTGCACGAACCCAACGGAGGGGAACGTCGAGGGAGGCAATGACGATGAGATCAGCGCCCACTTGGAGCTTAACAAGGGATCTGATCAAGACACGTGTCGCGACGTAGAACTCGTAATCTCTGGGCGTCCCCATGTACATCATCGTCGCGTACGCGTTCCGATGCTCCTTCTTCTTCAGTTTAACCCCTTGGAACGCCGTCGTTTGCACCACCGCCAGCAACACTAACAAGACTCTAAAAAATGTTACCACATATCTTCGTCTTTCTCCGTTCCAACCCATtcgtttttctcttttgttttataTGAGAATTTAGGTTAAGGACTtcaaataccaaaaaaaaaagaactacAAGTACAATAAAGATTTTCTCTCAGTGGCCTTGAATGGGAAGTATTCAGGCTTTCCAAAGCACATAAATAGGGGAGAATAAAAGCATCGTAGTAAGGAAGCAGACAAGGAAAGCCCTTTAAGAGAAGGTGCAAGTGGGGCATTTTGGATATTTTCGTCTCCACTTACTACTTTCCTTTCTTTCTAAATATCAATACATATAAAATGTATCTAAATTGCCAACcccaaaatataatattattgacCGATTATtcttaattaaaatacaatattatTGAGGATTATTCTTAACTTAATTTGTATcgatattattattaatacaagaaaaataaatttaaactttCTATTTAAATGTTGAGGgagattatatataaaaaatatataataaaatttataataaaattaatattaaaaaagctAATATTATTAACGTTTTATCATTAATGTTTAGTCCCCAGTAGATGAAACAGCCGTGATATTCGACACTTGCTAAACTAGAATggtgaaatttttatttaagtttataatatctTCTAATTAATGAAAAATCGAAGATTATGCGATTTagaacaaaaaggaaaaaaaaagaaaaagagaaggttATGCAATTAAGCTTCAagaagattaaaattaaatagacttctttaaatttgtatttttaaatagACATTTTTTCCTTATGAACCAAAATATATAACGTTTGTCACATATATGTATCACATTGGACcaaaaaataatacaaatacCACATTAATTAGAAAAAATTGtcaaattcaagtaccaaatgAGATATTAAGCCTGTTTATTTATATATGGTTTATAAAtttcttttatttgaaaattttgttatttacCTAAATATTAATACATTATAAATAaaccttttcataattaaattaaacataaatttaaaaattaataaacatcaaatactatccaaaaataattaaaaagatgaaataaaaattaagtgaaaataaataaGTATAATTTGTGAAAAGTACATGTAGTTTGAAATTTCTAAAATCAttgtattaaaaattaattaataactaTCCACTAGTCAAAATTTTAGGACCTCCAtggaaaggaatttcttgagagGTTtcgattttaataatatatatgtatatataagatTTGACAGATATTTAAGCATATTTTATGGTGatattttaaatgaattaatGTCATCAATTTCATTCGtttattttatgaatattcagaatttagtcattttattttagtttattaaaGTTTGATCGTTGTAATTtacgaaaatttaaaaaaattctaattGAGTAATAATAGATTATAACACACTTATGAAATGAGTAAAAAAACTCTATGcagaaattatatttataaaaaaaaatttaaaaccagGTGATGTTGGATTGAAATTATTAAGTTGAAAGCTTAAAACTCAGCAGCCTCGGGTTTAAATTtcgttataatattattttattaaaaataaaagataaatactcttatattaatatttattactttatatataaaaaaatattttaataattttctatttAGAATAGGAAAACTGAAGGGTAGAGAAACACAAACAAGAGAAACCAATGCGCCACGTGACAGAATGAGAATGGGCAGGcaaaacaaaacacaaaaaaGTTGACAAGTCAAGTCAAAGAGAgggagacgataattacgccaTTGTCCCAGTCGACCCAATACGCTCTGCCAGCTGGTTCTATACCATAAACGACAGACGTAGTCGTAGAGGGTAAATTACAACTCAAAATGAAGATGGAGGGGGGTgtcttttttgttgttgttttttactTGGTAAAGGTATATGGACTGTATAAAAGACGCGTTAAGCAATCGTGTTAATTAAGGACAAAGTGGTGTAATCGTTTGAACTCTTACTTTTCTACAACTAAAGTATCTGATTTGGAGGTTCctgttttttattatatttgtttgCCTATTCCACTCCCTTTATTGAATTGAACTAAATTGGGTGCTTTGAACTtactttcttttgtttttgaCTGTTATTTCACTACTATTTGTTTATATAAAGTTTATTTTAAAGTGGTCATTTTACTTAAAATTCTGAGGGACCTATTCAAGTTTAGACAGGATTTTTATATGGTGGAATTCTggctttagtttttttttttttttaaaaaactcttATTCCTCctcaattttaaaattgagtGAATTAATTCCTTTAAAAAATCATAGCAATTTAATcattatcaattttaaaatgagTAATTAAAGACAATTAATCATGATGTTAATATTTTCATCAATTGTATATTTTCTTAATCAATAtattaacaaatttagccctcaaaatttacacattctatcaaattagtcctaattttaacaaaattatccCATGACTGTTgctttaatatgtaaatattgatGTTGAATTTGTTGAACATTTTAATTTAAGACAAAAATAACAAATATGTAaacattaaaagttaaaattataattatatcaataaaaatcatgtGCAGTTAATGAAAGACATTAATATCGTGATTAATTGTCTTAGTTACCCACTTTCAAAATGGATGAAAATTAAAAGAACTGAAAAATTCTTTTaccattttttattattatgttaaatcataaaaatattaaaatacaattataaaattacattttaactcttATAAAAAAATTCCCTTTCAGGGCTGCCATTATCCTTACTCCCCACCATTTTCTTTTAAAATGATTAATGTACTCCAAGTCGATATACCTAATCAAGATAGCCAAGAATTCGTCAGCCTTTTATATTAAAACATAggataaattttgttattagtccATATATTATGTGTAAGTGATGAATTTAATCCTTatgctttaatttaattttttgaatttttgaatttttttaattttgaaatttcaatcctTAAATTCTTtaagttaaattatgttattttcaAAATCTTATTCAACAAAaatattatcacatatataatatCATGTTAGCTTGTTGTTTTCATATATTCCTCGCAAAAAATTAGTTAAtggatttaataatttttttttgtgtgtcaatattaaaatttcaaaattcaaaaaatataaagactaaaaagATCAAATTGGATAAGATAGGCCAAATTCTACAACTTTATACATGATACACAATTATTggcataatttaaccaaatagacttaatcgtgcatAGTTAggtcaagactaaaatttcagATTTCAAAAAAATAGAGACTAAAATGGATCAATTTAagaagtaaagggactaaatttgattaaattaaagtaCAGAGAttaaatcaacaagttagtcctAATATAAggactaataacaaaatttaaccttAAATCACAAGTCAACAAATTCATTGACACTGTCTATTTCATCAAATAAGGAGGCTGATGCCCAATGGCGAGAGTGCGTTGAAAATTGATACTCGTTTCCTCACAACTTTTGTCATTGAATGGAAGGTTGGCGGTACGTACTATTGGACTTCTAGTTGTCATCATTTCTCGTTTTAATTGACTGACCAAATCTCATTAACTTAATtatcatgaaaattttaaaagtatattATAGAAATGATCCCATTTATTAATCATGCAATTATCATTAAACTCCAAAAAAGGTAAAATTAGAAGGATGATATATCTTTCTTAACATAtagtaaaaagtaaaaaataaacaaTTGACAAGTTTTGGAATCAGTATATAAAAACAAATtctaaattattattatgtaatGAGAAGTTTTTAAAAGTCATGAACAGTTTTATATAGTTATTTTAAAGCTCTAATTACAAGGTATCAAGTATGATTTATTTGTTGCAATATTTTTAGAATCTAATATGTGGTCGAATTGGTCTAGTTATTGGTTTGTTGGGTTGAAccaatttgattgatttgattaaaaataataaaaattcgaTTCAATTGATTTGTACTAATTTTTAATCCTGCCGATTCAATATTATTCTCCAAATCAATATCTCAACAAATCACAATCTAACCAGTTTAATCAACGGATTAATCTAATTCAAACATCATTGGTTAGCAGGGGCATAAATTAGGAAGGTCCAGACCTCGTGCAGGTTCATTAGAATTGGGCTTAAAACTTTTAAGCCTGCTGATGCTAAAATAGAATTAGACCACCAAATAAGGACTCATTGTTTTCTCCTAATTTGGGCTCTTTCCTACTTCAAATGGGCAGAAGGCACTGCTATTTTGGCATTACATCTCACCCACCTGGGATAACCCAAAAAACCTTGAAGCAGCACTGAATTATGTCTTTAGCTGTTTCCCACTAATAAGGTTGAATATTGAGCAGTTGTGGATTAAAAAACGTGCAATCCCCATAAAAGTATATGCCGAAAAAAAGGAtcatatgaaaaattaaaaacctATAGATCCTAATCTCGACAAATTTAGTGACCACTTTACATTAAAGGACCAATTGATGTGGTCAAAGTGAAAGCATAGTGAGGGCATGGAGACTAGTCTCAACAGCTGCAGGTGACCTTCTCGCATTCATTACTCTGCCGTAGCATATATGCAGAGTTTGCTGCCATCCGCGGCTGATGCTAACAGCTGGTATTAGACCCATCTGATACATTAAAAGCCTAATGCCATGGCATAGATCGATGCAACCTTGATGAATAAGGTTGAAATTCAAAGAGAGTTTAAATAGAAAAGAGCATGCCAAACCAGCTAAAATGGGACTCATGCCATGCGAGGAGGATAGAAGGGTAGCCAAAACCACCATTTCCAAAGCCATAGTAATACACCTTACAATTTGGGAAAATGAAATTTTGGGTTTTGGCTTTGATCACTGTTAATATTCTTATTTTCTCTTAAAAGCAAAGGATTTTAAAGTTGATAACAGATCCAGAATTAGTTTGGGTTTATATTGAAAAAAAAGAAACTGTGTTAAAGAAGTTTTAAATTTTCTTTGTAAAGAAGGCATATGCTTGCAGGCAAATTAGGAATGAGAAGTGGGAACACTTAGACATCCAGAAACATAAACTGATTAAGGCAACGCAAACTTTTGTTCACATTGTGATCTTaagattaaaaaatataaatcaagaaagaaaaagaagagataaCCCAGATATATTATTTACACAAGAACATTAGACTACAACTTTTGGTCATTATAAAGTATAAACTTGAGTTTCTCACCCGAAATTAAGATTAGCTTAAAGTGAAAGCATGGTGAGAGTATGGAAGCTAGCTTCATCAGATTGTGCCGGCGGGGACCTTCTCACACGGGTTATCCTCTGGCAAACTAACCGAAGAGCTCGTTGCCATCTGTGGCCATTGCTGGTAGCTGGGTGATCAGCGTCCAAGGCTATTTGACTCAACTGAAAAAAGAAGAGTCTTGTTGCATGGAACACATCGATGTAAACCCGACGAAGAACGCTCAATCTAGAAGAAATCTTGAGCAAGAAGGAGCAAATCAAGCTTGCAATTAAAGGGGAAGCAGTATGGGAAGGAGATAACAAGTGGATTTTCGCTAGTGCTACTAAGTGCAGCGCCATGGAagatgagagaaaaaaaaaaaaaagtaaagttgGTTTATATTGTGTGGAATGTGGATTTGGCTGCCAATGAAATATTGACAGAATGTAGGATCAGAGCCAATGATATGAAAGGCGAGAGAATCAATTTGCTGAACCCAACACTAACCAAAGACCAAACCTTTGTTAGCATACTTTGTTACCATCGATTATGTCTAATTATTTCAAGGATTTTCGTTAATTCGGAGAGTTATTGAAAcaataaagaaaattttaaacatgtaaCCAAGCTTTCTTGAGATTTATGTTAAAACGTTTGATCCATAATCGATGCTAATATTAGTAAAATTCGAAAATTTCAGCAATTAGGACTTTTTATATCTTCTGCTGTTTCTTCGTTGTTCGTTGTTCATTATTCATTGTTCAATACTACATACGTATATGCAGTTACTGGTGAAAATGATAAGAGCGTGATGCGAAAACTCGATGGGAAGCAAAATCATGATAAATCATTAATCTATATCTGTGGGTTCACGTTTGAATGAAAAGTGGGGCATTCTAGGAAATTTCCTGGAAGCTTCAGATGCACTATAGTGTTTCAAATATCTTTtgtgttaataataatattaacggACAAGGATCGACATTGCTTAGGCTTGCACTTTATCATTGCCAAGACTGTCGACAAAGGACAATGAAAACGAGACCAGCCTAATGAAACTCCAGTCCCAAGTTGACTACGTAGGAAAGATATaatctatgttttttttttttaattgataaACATGTCAAATTGCATATTTTTTATGCTTAATTTGGTTTATTGATGAACTGAATCCTGCTAATTaagtgtttttatgatttaattcttgtcagggatgcaattgatCAAAAGCAAGCTGAAAAGGGgccaaattagaagaaaattattGGAATGGGCCAAAGCGAAAAGATGGAGCAAGCTAAGGACTAGTCATatatttgactttgtaaaaagccaaaaataggaaattctattttaagtttattttaattttatttatttttaattattattattttagattttatattaattttcttaagctatttttagtaaaccctatcTATATAAATAGGGGGTTTTAGTTCTtaggaaatcatccattaatcaattgtctttacattcctatttcattttggAATTCCATTATccactttgttttctttttcttaattcaattgagcattagattattttgtcttctttttacaaaatttgtcTAATTCTCTTTGCAAATACCTTTCCTTTCCAATTTCCATCACCTTTTACATAAATCCATCATCATCACTTTCaagcatgattaaattcatgccacATTAAAACCCCTTTCAGCTTTAAGCTGGTGTTAACCCCGTCAAAAACCCGTGAGTTACGAACCCGAGCCGTTTAACTCCCAATTTTTGATATTTATTATTTCTCCGGATCAAGAGTATGACTCCGTCAACTCACAAAGTCGAGACAACACTAAGTCAAAAAAGACGTCGTTTGAGTTAGTGTGCCTAGACGTACAGTTGGAATTCCGAAAGGATCGATTGTCTAATTGGTTTTCCGTGAACACATTGGCGTGCCAAGTGGGGATTGCTGTTTGGTTCCGTCAAGGGAAGTAGTAACCGGATTTAAATGTCCCAACGTTTGAGGGCATTGGTTCGAGCTAGGCTCTTCTAGAACGCAAAGCTGCCGGAGTTCTAAATCACGAACGTTTCGTAGGTTGTTCGATCGGTAAGGGTTAGTTATAGGACGTTCCATAATTAATTTACACAAGGAAGAGTTGGTGTCCGAGGCGTCCTTGGtagctataactagcttattgGAAAAGAGGAGTTCACCTAATTTCGAGGAACGGGTTAAAGACGAGAAAACCCGTGCTTAAGGCTGAGCTAAGTTTTATTGAttttcctttaaattattttgttatttatttttatttcatctttttattttcatttcatcttttactttttactttttacgttttcttgtatttatttcaggtttcatattttatttccccCCTAAACGTCATGGACACGACAACCGCTTGACACTAATCTGGTCAAGAAACAAACAATTTTCAGTAATTCCAGTCTCGTGGGATCGACCCTACCCCTATCGCTTTAATTTGCAAACTAGGTGTAGGTTTATATTGGTGGAATCGACAGCCATCATTAATTTTAGTTTATCATCCGTTTAATTCCGTCTAATATCATTTAAATAGACTCTAACAATACTTTAAATTAATAAACGTCAACTTATCACTAtactttaaaagaaaaaaactcaATGGTTGAAACTCATGCTTAACCCCTATCACCTTATAAATATCCCTTATCACTTGGGTAAAAAGA
This window of the Gossypium arboreum isolate Shixiya-1 chromosome 12, ASM2569848v2, whole genome shotgun sequence genome carries:
- the LOC108477300 gene encoding putative glucuronosyltransferase PGSIP8, giving the protein MGWNGERRRYVVTFFRVLLVLLAVVQTTAFQGVKLKKKEHRNAYATMMYMGTPRDYEFYVATRVLIRSLVKLQVGADLIVIASLDVPLRWVRALEEEDGAKVVRVENLNNPYKGQENFDKRFKLTLNKLYAWSLVDYDRVVMLDADNLFLQKTDELFQCGQFCAVFINPCIFHTGLFVLQPSREVFKDMVHQLKTGKENPDGADQGFIGAYFPDLLDQPMFHPPLNGSNLDGQYRLPLGYQMDASYYYLRLRWRVPCGPNSVITFPGALWLKPWYWWSWPVLPLGIQWHENRRQTLGYAAEMPVIIVQSIIFLGILAMTHLARPSISKLCYRSSDKTTSLIQTGLKFMAIWSILAAYIVPFAIIPRTIHPLVGWTLYFLGSTALSSIAINSFLLPAIQVFVPLAGIFGSLLVMAYPWYPNGVVRALAVFGYAFCYAPIAWGSVGKVMARLQVSLEREQFLPKLAESSPTSGFNKLY